Proteins from a genomic interval of Erwinia sp. SLM-02:
- the qseG gene encoding two-component system QseEF-associated lipoprotein QseG yields the protein MRFSPLSALLSLDRTGKLAAVSLLVSLVLGCSQVPEKSSSLTHDSLSESEHHVVDFQTVSCGQIWAFNTGLVVNNPLYWLRAMDCAQRLSPADARAEARRWPADNWQSRFKQAVLLSNGNVTPMERRQYLQRLDDYGYDYPAAVRPLLAMWREGQGSLLQLSAERTRYATLQQTSDAQLDALRQQEIALNQELAVTRRKLDSLTDIERQLSSRRSPDASDSSHAADKSAPDEATIPDTKSEDDATP from the coding sequence ATGCGCTTTTCACCTTTATCTGCTCTGTTGTCTCTGGATCGAACCGGCAAACTCGCTGCGGTGTCACTGCTGGTTTCACTGGTACTGGGCTGTAGCCAGGTGCCGGAAAAAAGCAGCAGTCTGACGCACGATTCCCTCAGCGAATCCGAACACCACGTTGTGGATTTCCAGACGGTATCCTGCGGGCAGATCTGGGCCTTTAATACCGGGCTGGTAGTCAATAATCCGCTTTACTGGCTGCGGGCGATGGACTGTGCCCAGCGCCTGTCGCCTGCCGATGCCCGCGCCGAAGCACGCCGCTGGCCGGCGGATAACTGGCAGAGCCGTTTTAAACAGGCCGTTCTGCTGAGTAACGGTAACGTCACGCCGATGGAACGCCGTCAGTACCTGCAGCGTCTTGATGACTACGGCTACGACTATCCTGCCGCCGTTCGCCCGCTGCTGGCTATGTGGCGGGAAGGGCAGGGATCGCTGCTGCAGCTGTCAGCGGAGCGCACGCGCTACGCCACCCTGCAGCAGACCAGCGATGCGCAGCTTGATGCACTCCGCCAGCAGGAGATCGCGCTGAATCAGGAACTGGCGGTAACCCGCCGCAAGCTGGATTCCCTGACCGATATTGAGCGTCAGCTCTCATCACGGCGTTCGCCTGATGCGTCTGACAGCAGCCACGCAGCGGATAAATCCGCGCCGGATGAGGCAACAATACCCGACACTAAATCAGAGGACGATGCCACGCCATGA
- a CDS encoding sensor histidine kinase codes for MKKWRLFPRSLRQLVLMAFLLVLLPLLVLAWQAWESLSALSDRAADTNRTTLTDVRRSEAMARTALELERSYRQYCVLDNPMLQKLYQTQHSRYSQMLDAHAPVLPDIRTYQALRQSLTQLSQIKCDNSTPVKAAAEQLEAFSSANAQLVQTTREVVFSRGLQLQREIADRGQYFGWQALTLFLLSLGLVVLFTRMIIGPVKAVERMINRLGEGQHLEQDLMFKGPREIRSLGQRILWLSERLTWLESQRHEFLRHISHELKTPLASMREGTELLADQIAGPLTADQKEVVSILNDSSRRLQTLIEQLLEYNRRLADGPLPLEDVPLAPLVETLVASHNLTARAKMMHTNIDLQLASCRAEPTLLLRAIDNLYSNAVHYGAESGQIWVRSRQQGDRAIIEVANTGTPIPAAERAMIFEPFFQGNMQRKGAVKGSGLGLSIARDCLQRLQGDLQLVDSKEADVCFRIELNTTAGND; via the coding sequence GTGAAGAAATGGCGTCTGTTTCCACGATCCCTGCGTCAGCTGGTGCTGATGGCGTTTTTACTGGTGCTGTTGCCGCTGCTGGTGCTGGCATGGCAGGCCTGGGAAAGCCTGTCTGCGCTGAGCGACCGTGCGGCGGATACCAACCGCACCACCCTGACCGATGTGCGGCGCAGTGAGGCGATGGCGCGTACCGCGCTGGAACTGGAGCGCAGCTACCGTCAGTACTGCGTACTGGATAACCCGATGCTGCAAAAGCTGTATCAAACCCAGCACAGCCGCTATTCGCAAATGCTCGATGCCCACGCGCCGGTGCTACCGGACATCCGCACCTACCAGGCGCTGCGTCAAAGTCTGACTCAGTTAAGCCAGATAAAATGCGACAACAGCACGCCGGTAAAAGCGGCCGCCGAACAGCTGGAGGCATTCTCCTCCGCCAATGCGCAGCTGGTGCAGACCACCCGTGAAGTGGTGTTCTCGCGTGGTTTACAGCTGCAGCGTGAAATTGCCGATCGGGGCCAGTACTTTGGCTGGCAGGCTCTGACGCTGTTCCTGCTCAGCCTCGGGCTGGTGGTGCTGTTTACCCGTATGATCATCGGGCCGGTCAAAGCCGTTGAGCGGATGATTAACCGCCTGGGCGAAGGGCAGCACCTTGAGCAGGACCTGATGTTTAAAGGGCCGCGAGAAATACGCTCCCTCGGGCAGCGTATTCTGTGGCTGAGCGAGCGCCTGACCTGGCTTGAGTCTCAGCGCCATGAATTCCTGCGCCACATCTCTCACGAGCTGAAAACGCCACTGGCCAGCATGCGCGAAGGGACGGAACTGCTGGCCGATCAGATAGCTGGCCCGTTAACCGCGGACCAGAAAGAGGTGGTCAGCATTCTTAATGACAGCAGCCGCCGCCTGCAAACGCTGATTGAACAGCTGCTGGAATATAACCGCCGGCTGGCCGATGGCCCGCTACCGCTCGAAGATGTGCCGCTGGCCCCGCTGGTAGAAACGCTGGTTGCCAGCCACAATCTGACCGCTCGCGCCAAGATGATGCATACCAACATCGATCTTCAGCTTGCAAGCTGTCGGGCTGAACCCACGTTGTTGCTGCGGGCGATCGATAATCTCTATTCCAATGCTGTACACTACGGCGCAGAATCAGGCCAGATCTGGGTCCGCAGCCGCCAGCAGGGGGACCGGGCAATCATTGAAGTTGCCAATACCGGCACGCCCATCCCGGCCGCAGAGCGGGCAATGATCTTCGAACCCTTCTTTCAGGGCAACATGCAGCGAAAGGGGGCGGTCAAAGGCAGTGGGCTGGGGTTGAGCATCGCCAGGGATTGCCTGCAGCGTCTGCAGGGCGATTTACAGCTGGTTGACAGTAAGGAAGCGGATGTCTGCTTTCGTATCGAATTAAATACCACCGCCGGGAATGACTAG
- the purL gene encoding phosphoribosylformylglycinamidine synthase gives MMEILRGSPALSAFRINKLLTRFQDAHLPVSDIYAEYVHFADVSAPLDADAKARLQRLLKYGPSLAEHTPEGRLLLVTPRPGTISPWSSKATDIAHNCDLPQVLRLERGLAFYIQAPQLTDAQWGALAALLHDRMMETVFTDLNQAEQLFAHHQPAPVQSVDVLGEGRDALVQANIKLGLALAEDEIDYLLAAFEKLGRNPNDIELYMFAQANSEHCRHKIFNADWVIDGEQQPKSLFKMIKNTFEKTPDHVLSAYKDNAAVMEGSQVGRFYADRQGAYDFHQEDTHILMKVETHNHPTAISPWPGAATGSGGEIRDEGATGRGAKPKAGLVGFSVSNLRIPGFEQPWEEDFGKPDRIVTALDIMTEGPLGGAAFNNEFGRPALNGYFRTYEERVNSHNGEELRGYHKPIMLAGGIGNIRADHVQKGEITVGAKLIVLGGPAMNIGLGGGAASSMASGQSDADLDFASVQRDNPEMERRCQEVIDRCWQMGEANPILFIHDVGAGGLSNAMPELVSDGERGGRFNLRDILNDEPGMSPLEVWCNESQERYVLAVAPESVALFDELCKRERAPYAVIGEATEEMHLSLADTHFDNTPIDLPLDVLLGKTPKMTRDVATLKAKGDALVRDNISIADAVNRVLHLPTVAEKTFLVTIGDRSVTGMVARDQMVGPWQIPVANSAITTASLDSYYGEAMALGERAPVALLDFAASGRLAVGEALTNIAATQIGPLTRIKLSANWMAAAGHPGEDAGLYEAVKAVGEELCPALGITIPVGKDSMSMKTRWQEGSEQREMTSPLSLVITAFARVEDVRKTATPQLQTVDNRLLLIDLGNGVNALGATALSQVYRQLGDKPADVRDAKQLAGFWNAIQTLVADDKLLAYHDRSDGGLLVTLAEMAFTGHCGVEADIAALGSDSLAALFNEELGAVIQVAAADCAAVEQVFAANGLAECVHVLGRAVEGDRFVITSGDSAVYSESRTTLRTWWAETTWQMQRLRDNPACADQEHEAKKDNSDPGLNVKLTFKPEEDIAAPFIATGARPKVAVLREQGVNSHVEMAAAFHRAGFDAVDVHMSDLLAGRRGLTDVQALVACGGFSYGDVLGAGEGWAKSILFNSRVRDEFETFFHRPQTLALGVCNGCQMMSNLRELIPGSEEWPRFVRNQSERFEARFSLVEVAASPSLLLDGMVGSRMPIAVSHGEGFVEVRSDAHLAQLEQKGLVALRFVDNFGNVTQQYPANPNGSPNGITAVTNESGRVTIMMPHPERVFRTVSNSWHPEEWGEDSPWMRIFRNARKQLG, from the coding sequence ATGATGGAAATTCTGCGTGGTTCGCCCGCCCTGTCGGCATTTCGTATTAACAAACTGCTGACCCGCTTTCAGGACGCTCACCTGCCGGTGAGTGATATTTACGCCGAGTACGTCCATTTCGCCGATGTCAGCGCACCGCTTGATGCGGATGCGAAAGCGCGTCTGCAGCGCCTGCTGAAATACGGTCCTTCTCTCGCTGAGCATACCCCGGAAGGCCGCCTGCTGCTGGTGACCCCGCGTCCCGGCACGATCTCCCCGTGGTCATCCAAAGCGACCGATATCGCCCACAACTGCGACCTGCCTCAGGTTCTGCGCCTTGAGCGCGGCCTGGCCTTCTATATTCAGGCGCCACAGCTGACCGATGCACAGTGGGGCGCGCTGGCCGCTCTGCTGCACGATCGCATGATGGAAACCGTGTTTACGGACCTGAATCAGGCCGAGCAGCTGTTCGCACACCATCAGCCCGCGCCGGTTCAGAGCGTGGACGTGCTGGGTGAAGGTCGTGATGCGCTGGTTCAGGCTAATATCAAGCTGGGTCTGGCACTCGCCGAGGATGAGATCGACTACCTGCTGGCCGCGTTTGAAAAACTGGGGCGCAACCCGAACGACATCGAGCTCTACATGTTTGCCCAGGCAAACTCAGAGCACTGCCGTCACAAAATTTTCAACGCCGACTGGGTGATTGACGGTGAGCAGCAGCCAAAGTCGCTGTTCAAGATGATCAAAAACACCTTCGAGAAAACCCCGGACCACGTGCTGTCTGCCTATAAAGACAATGCCGCGGTGATGGAAGGTTCTCAGGTTGGCCGCTTCTACGCTGACCGCCAGGGCGCGTATGACTTCCACCAGGAAGACACGCACATCCTGATGAAGGTTGAAACGCACAACCACCCGACGGCGATTTCGCCGTGGCCGGGTGCGGCGACCGGTTCCGGTGGTGAAATCCGTGATGAAGGCGCCACCGGGCGCGGCGCGAAGCCGAAAGCCGGCCTGGTCGGTTTCTCCGTGTCAAACCTGCGCATCCCGGGCTTTGAACAGCCGTGGGAAGAAGATTTCGGCAAGCCGGATCGCATCGTGACCGCGCTGGATATCATGACCGAAGGCCCACTGGGTGGCGCGGCGTTTAACAACGAATTTGGTCGCCCGGCGCTGAACGGCTACTTCCGTACCTATGAAGAGCGCGTCAATAGCCACAATGGCGAAGAGCTGCGCGGCTACCACAAGCCGATCATGCTGGCCGGTGGTATTGGTAACATCCGCGCCGATCACGTGCAGAAAGGCGAAATCACCGTCGGTGCCAAACTGATCGTACTGGGTGGCCCGGCGATGAATATCGGCCTTGGCGGCGGAGCAGCCTCCTCGATGGCTTCCGGACAGTCGGATGCCGATCTGGACTTCGCTTCGGTACAGCGCGATAACCCGGAAATGGAACGCCGCTGCCAGGAAGTGATCGACCGCTGCTGGCAGATGGGTGAAGCGAACCCGATTCTGTTTATCCACGACGTCGGCGCGGGCGGCCTGTCCAACGCCATGCCGGAGCTGGTCAGCGACGGTGAGCGCGGTGGTCGTTTCAATCTGCGCGATATCCTGAATGACGAACCGGGCATGAGCCCGCTGGAAGTCTGGTGTAACGAATCCCAGGAACGTTACGTTCTGGCGGTCGCGCCGGAAAGCGTCGCGCTGTTTGACGAGCTGTGCAAACGCGAACGCGCTCCGTATGCGGTAATCGGGGAAGCTACCGAAGAGATGCACCTGTCGCTGGCCGATACTCATTTCGACAACACGCCAATCGATCTGCCGCTGGACGTGCTGCTGGGCAAAACGCCAAAAATGACCCGCGATGTTGCTACCCTTAAAGCGAAAGGCGACGCGCTGGTTCGCGACAACATTTCCATTGCCGATGCGGTAAACCGCGTCCTGCACCTGCCGACCGTTGCGGAGAAGACCTTCCTCGTGACTATCGGTGACCGCTCCGTCACCGGCATGGTGGCGCGCGATCAGATGGTGGGACCGTGGCAGATCCCGGTCGCCAACAGCGCGATCACCACCGCCAGCCTCGACAGCTACTACGGTGAAGCAATGGCGCTGGGCGAACGTGCCCCGGTGGCACTGCTGGACTTCGCGGCATCCGGTCGTCTGGCCGTGGGTGAAGCACTGACCAATATCGCCGCGACCCAGATTGGTCCGCTGACGCGTATTAAACTCTCCGCTAACTGGATGGCCGCAGCCGGTCACCCGGGTGAAGATGCGGGCCTGTATGAAGCGGTGAAAGCGGTCGGCGAAGAGCTGTGCCCGGCGCTGGGTATCACTATCCCGGTGGGCAAAGACTCCATGTCGATGAAAACCCGCTGGCAGGAAGGCAGCGAGCAGCGCGAGATGACCTCTCCGCTGTCGCTGGTGATCACCGCCTTTGCCCGCGTGGAAGACGTGCGCAAAACCGCCACGCCACAGCTGCAAACCGTGGATAACCGCCTGCTGCTGATTGACCTTGGTAACGGCGTTAACGCGCTGGGCGCAACGGCGCTGTCCCAGGTTTATCGTCAGCTGGGTGACAAACCTGCCGATGTGCGCGATGCGAAACAGCTGGCCGGATTCTGGAATGCCATCCAGACGCTGGTGGCCGATGACAAACTGCTGGCTTACCACGACCGTTCAGACGGCGGCCTGCTGGTCACGCTGGCGGAGATGGCCTTTACCGGCCACTGCGGCGTTGAGGCAGACATTGCCGCGCTGGGCAGCGACAGCCTGGCTGCGCTGTTTAACGAAGAGCTGGGTGCGGTTATTCAGGTTGCTGCCGCAGACTGCGCCGCGGTTGAGCAGGTGTTTGCTGCCAACGGACTGGCCGAGTGCGTTCACGTGCTGGGCCGTGCGGTCGAGGGCGACCGTTTTGTGATTACCTCCGGTGATTCTGCGGTGTACAGCGAAAGCCGTACCACGCTGCGTACCTGGTGGGCAGAAACCACCTGGCAGATGCAGCGCCTGCGCGATAACCCGGCCTGTGCCGACCAGGAACACGAAGCCAAGAAAGACAACAGCGATCCGGGCCTGAACGTCAAACTGACCTTCAAGCCGGAAGAGGATATCGCCGCACCGTTTATCGCCACCGGCGCGCGTCCAAAGGTTGCCGTACTGCGTGAGCAGGGCGTTAACTCCCACGTTGAGATGGCGGCTGCCTTCCATCGTGCCGGTTTTGACGCGGTTGACGTGCATATGAGCGATCTGCTGGCGGGCCGTCGCGGTCTGACCGACGTCCAGGCTCTGGTTGCCTGCGGCGGCTTCTCCTACGGCGATGTGCTGGGTGCGGGTGAAGGCTGGGCAAAATCGATTCTGTTCAACAGCCGCGTGCGTGACGAGTTCGAAACCTTCTTCCACCGTCCGCAGACGCTGGCGCTGGGCGTTTGTAACGGCTGCCAGATGATGTCTAATCTGCGCGAGCTGATCCCGGGTAGCGAAGAGTGGCCACGCTTTGTGCGCAACCAGTCCGAGCGTTTTGAAGCGCGCTTCAGCCTGGTCGAAGTGGCGGCCAGCCCGTCACTGCTGCTGGACGGCATGGTTGGTTCCCGTATGCCGATTGCGGTTTCGCACGGTGAAGGCTTTGTTGAAGTGCGTAGCGATGCGCACCTGGCACAGCTTGAGCAGAAAGGTCTGGTGGCGCTGCGCTTTGTCGATAACTTCGGCAACGTGACCCAGCAGTATCCTGCGAACCCGAACGGTTCTCCAAACGGGATTACGGCAGTGACGAACGAAAGCGGTCGCGTAACGATTATGATGCCGCATCCGGAGCGCGTGTTCCGTACCGTCAGCAACTCCTGGCACCCGGAAGAGTGGGGCGAGGACAGCCCGTGGATGCGTATCTTCCGCAATGCGCGTAAGCAGCTGGGCTGA